The Christiangramia flava JLT2011 genome has a segment encoding these proteins:
- the msrA gene encoding peptide-methionine (S)-S-oxide reductase MsrA, with amino-acid sequence MKFLLINFLSLFLISCGNGNSQNSATPDEIANAKPVTVPAQNGLEHAYFASGCFWCVEAVYESLKGVDEAISGYSGGHTKNPTYEQSNTGRTGHAESVEVIYDPNIISFRDLVRVYFGSQDPTQVNGQGPDHGSQYRSIIFYQNEEQKKIIEEVKAEVAQNYDKPIAAEILPFQKFWKAEDYHQDYEENHPENPYIQKVSIPRINRFKAKFPELLKEGAH; translated from the coding sequence ATGAAATTTTTACTGATCAATTTTTTAAGCCTTTTCCTTATAAGCTGCGGAAATGGCAATTCCCAAAATTCAGCTACTCCTGATGAAATTGCGAATGCCAAACCGGTCACGGTTCCCGCACAAAATGGCCTGGAACATGCCTATTTTGCCAGCGGTTGCTTTTGGTGCGTAGAGGCGGTTTATGAAAGCCTAAAAGGTGTGGACGAAGCTATTTCAGGCTATTCGGGAGGTCATACTAAAAACCCCACTTACGAGCAGAGCAATACCGGGAGAACCGGTCATGCCGAATCTGTTGAAGTGATTTATGATCCAAATATTATCAGCTTTCGGGACCTGGTGCGAGTCTATTTCGGGTCGCAGGATCCAACCCAGGTCAATGGCCAGGGTCCAGACCATGGTTCTCAATATCGCTCTATTATTTTTTATCAGAATGAGGAACAGAAAAAGATCATCGAAGAAGTGAAGGCAGAGGTCGCTCAGAATTATGATAAGCCAATTGCCGCGGAAATCCTCCCTTTCCAAAAATTCTGGAAAGCGGAAGATTACCACCAGGACTATGAAGAGAATCATCCTGAAAATCCATACATCCAAAAGGTTTCCATACCAAGAATAAACCGCTTCAAAGCGAAATTCCCCGAGCTGCTAAAAGAAGGTGCTCACTAA
- a CDS encoding FAD-dependent oxidoreductase, with protein MQKKKNIAIVGSGLVGSLLAIYLRKQGHGVTVFDRRPDVRTVEFSGRSINLAMSNRGWKALAEAGIEKEIRQLALPLDKRAMHVVDKPVYFQKYGNDGEAIYSISRGVLNRKMIDLAEEAGAVFRFEEKVWDVDMRSAQLFTGESEKSEWKEYQFDLVFGADGAFSRIRHKMQRQSRFNYSQHFIDVGYKELTIPANADGSHKLDNASFHIWPRGEFMLIAMPNLDGSFTCTLFLPFEGKVSFESLQTEEQADDFFERYFPDIKDEISNLKRDFFKNPTSAMVTIKCFPWSYYDKITLVGDSAHAIVPFYGQGMNAGFEDISVLYSKIEKYGDDWESIFEEYQNERKPNADAIAELSYRNFIEMSSKTADPSFLLRKKIEKKFTNKYPEKWIPLYSRVTFSDKSYSEALKIGDWQRQVMDEVMKMPNISEDWDQPEVEEKILELIQKKKPESIS; from the coding sequence ATGCAGAAAAAGAAAAATATCGCCATTGTGGGTTCCGGACTTGTGGGTTCGCTACTTGCCATATATTTGAGAAAGCAGGGGCACGGAGTGACCGTTTTTGATCGCCGGCCAGATGTGCGAACCGTCGAATTTTCAGGGAGGTCCATCAATTTGGCCATGTCTAATCGTGGCTGGAAAGCTTTGGCTGAAGCGGGTATCGAAAAAGAGATCAGGCAACTGGCACTTCCGTTGGATAAACGGGCGATGCATGTGGTGGATAAACCGGTCTATTTTCAAAAATATGGAAATGACGGCGAGGCGATCTATTCTATTTCTCGAGGCGTCCTGAATCGAAAAATGATCGATCTGGCGGAAGAAGCCGGCGCAGTTTTCAGGTTCGAGGAAAAAGTTTGGGATGTCGATATGCGAAGCGCTCAGCTTTTCACCGGGGAATCTGAAAAAAGTGAGTGGAAAGAGTACCAGTTTGATCTGGTTTTTGGCGCCGATGGAGCCTTTTCGCGAATTCGGCATAAGATGCAACGCCAAAGTCGTTTCAACTATTCCCAGCATTTTATCGATGTTGGATATAAAGAGTTGACGATTCCTGCCAATGCAGATGGCAGCCACAAACTGGATAATGCTTCCTTCCATATTTGGCCACGCGGGGAGTTCATGCTCATCGCCATGCCGAACCTGGACGGCAGTTTTACCTGTACCTTATTTTTGCCTTTTGAAGGAAAAGTTTCTTTTGAAAGTCTGCAAACTGAAGAGCAGGCAGATGATTTCTTTGAGCGCTATTTTCCCGATATTAAAGATGAAATTTCCAATTTGAAGCGTGATTTTTTTAAAAACCCTACCAGCGCGATGGTTACGATCAAGTGCTTCCCCTGGTCGTACTATGATAAGATCACGCTCGTGGGCGATTCAGCACATGCGATCGTTCCGTTCTACGGGCAGGGAATGAATGCCGGTTTCGAGGATATTTCGGTGCTCTATTCCAAAATTGAAAAATATGGTGACGACTGGGAATCTATTTTTGAAGAATACCAGAACGAAAGAAAACCAAATGCTGATGCGATCGCGGAACTGAGTTATCGCAATTTCATAGAAATGAGCAGCAAAACGGCAGATCCATCTTTTTTGCTTCGGAAGAAAATAGAAAAAAAATTCACCAATAAATACCCCGAAAAATGGATTCCACTGTATTCCAGGGTCACTTTTTCAGATAAATCGTATTCTGAGGCTCTGAAAATAGGGGATTGGCAGCGGCAGGTCATGGACGAGGTCATGAAAATGCCAAATATTTCGGAAGACTGGGACCAGCCTGAAGTGGAAGAAAAAATACTGGAACTGATTCAAAAAAAGAAACCGGAATCAATTTCCTGA
- a CDS encoding alkene reductase yields MENENQPLLQTYQLGNLKLKNRVVMAPMTRSRADNDQNAPTDLHATYYRQRAGAGLIITEGSQVSERAVGYINTPGIHTEEQVEGWKKVTEAVHEEGGKIFIQLWHCGRISHPKFHNGDKPLAPSAVNPEEKVYTPDGFEQTVEPQEMSRQEIQETVQEFKHAAVMAKNANFDGVEIHSSNGYLFHQFFNSKSNLRKDDYGGDIANRARFFFEVLEAIAEVWPENQIGCRFNPSLNGVFGITATEDSIPTFDHIIEKLNAYDLAYVHLSEPFTDVSDIAYLESEIAKHYRGIYKGTLMINAGFDQESGNKVIEEGDADLVSFGKLFISNPDLPERFKNNWPLADWDADTFYTPGEKGYTDYPAYEKTE; encoded by the coding sequence ATGGAAAATGAAAATCAGCCTTTGTTGCAAACCTACCAGCTTGGAAACCTGAAACTAAAGAACCGGGTTGTCATGGCTCCCATGACCCGCAGCAGGGCAGACAATGATCAAAATGCCCCTACAGATCTTCATGCGACCTACTACCGTCAGCGTGCCGGTGCCGGCCTAATTATCACGGAAGGCTCCCAGGTTTCGGAAAGAGCGGTGGGTTACATCAATACACCAGGCATTCATACCGAAGAACAGGTGGAGGGCTGGAAAAAAGTAACTGAAGCTGTTCATGAAGAAGGTGGAAAAATATTTATCCAGTTGTGGCACTGCGGAAGGATCTCTCACCCCAAATTCCACAATGGGGACAAGCCACTTGCTCCCAGCGCTGTAAACCCCGAAGAAAAAGTGTACACGCCTGATGGTTTTGAGCAAACGGTGGAACCACAGGAGATGAGCCGTCAGGAAATCCAGGAAACCGTCCAGGAATTTAAACACGCGGCGGTAATGGCTAAAAATGCCAATTTTGATGGGGTTGAAATTCACTCATCCAATGGATATTTATTTCACCAGTTTTTTAATAGCAAGTCAAACCTACGAAAAGATGACTATGGGGGAGATATCGCTAACCGGGCCCGATTCTTTTTCGAAGTGCTTGAAGCGATTGCTGAAGTTTGGCCGGAAAACCAGATTGGCTGCAGGTTTAATCCTTCTTTGAACGGTGTTTTCGGGATTACGGCAACCGAAGACAGCATTCCAACCTTTGACCATATCATCGAAAAACTGAATGCCTACGACTTGGCTTACGTCCACCTTTCAGAACCTTTTACCGATGTGAGCGACATTGCCTACCTGGAAAGCGAAATAGCCAAGCATTACCGCGGAATTTATAAAGGAACTTTGATGATCAATGCCGGTTTTGACCAGGAAAGCGGAAACAAAGTCATTGAAGAAGGAGATGCCGACCTGGTTTCCTTCGGAAAATTGTTCATTTCCAATCCTGATCTTCCGGAGCGCTTCAAAAATAACTGGCCGCTGGCAGACTGGGATGCGGACACATTTTATACGCCCGGTGAAAAAGGTTACACCGATTATCCGGCCTACGAAAAAACGGAATAG
- a CDS encoding flavin reductase family protein, with amino-acid sequence MKHITAAEIQQMEKIFRLNLVNSCTGYKSANLIATKSQKGNPNVAVFSSVTHLGSDPALLGFVTRPLTVERNTYKNIRETGYFTVNHIHEKMIEQAHQTAAKYDEHISEFAKTGLEEEYLDDFPAPYVGQSEIKLGCKYVNEYEIKENDTLLIVAAIEHIYFDEGIQMPDGWLRLDDAGSVAINGLDGYALPALLDRFHYARPDQEVKSFFSHENS; translated from the coding sequence ATGAAACATATCACAGCCGCTGAAATTCAGCAAATGGAAAAAATCTTCCGGTTGAACCTGGTAAACAGTTGTACCGGGTACAAATCTGCAAACCTCATCGCAACCAAATCCCAGAAGGGGAACCCGAATGTGGCGGTATTCAGTTCTGTAACGCATTTAGGCAGCGATCCGGCCCTGCTTGGTTTTGTGACTCGCCCGCTTACGGTAGAACGCAATACCTATAAGAATATCCGGGAAACCGGGTACTTTACGGTAAATCATATTCACGAAAAAATGATCGAGCAGGCTCATCAAACAGCAGCGAAATACGACGAACATATTTCTGAATTTGCCAAAACCGGTCTGGAAGAAGAATATCTGGACGATTTCCCGGCACCCTATGTGGGACAAAGTGAGATCAAACTGGGTTGTAAGTATGTAAACGAATACGAGATCAAAGAAAACGACACCCTTCTGATCGTTGCCGCCATCGAGCACATTTATTTTGATGAAGGCATACAGATGCCAGATGGCTGGTTAAGACTGGATGACGCCGGCAGTGTAGCCATCAATGGTTTGGACGGCTACGCCCTCCCCGCTTTGCTTGATCGGTTCCATTACGCGAGACCCGACCAAGAGGTGAAATCTTTTTTCAGCCATGAAAATTCCTGA
- a CDS encoding DUF2256 domain-containing protein, which yields MKGTKKQHLPQKICPVCGKPFTWRKKWEKNWDEVTYCSEKCRRNKN from the coding sequence ATGAAAGGAACCAAAAAACAACATTTACCGCAAAAAATCTGTCCTGTTTGCGGAAAACCCTTTACCTGGCGGAAAAAATGGGAAAAGAACTGGGACGAAGTAACCTATTGCTCTGAAAAATGCCGACGGAACAAAAACTGA
- a CDS encoding DASH family cryptochrome — MPTEQKLKTGLIWYRNDLRTEDLESLAEASKHHEKVLAVYCFDPRHYQMTCWGFEKTGKFRAQFLLETISQLRQNLEKLHISLLIYQEKPEEVLSRLVENYDISTIYYQKEWTSEEREVEDTLKAKLKNVSFRSYYQQFLYHPEDIPFEINKIPKIFTEFRKACEKKSEVRQLIPRPDPKPASNLLNETTEIPDLNSLGLQNFEPDPRSAFPFKGGENEAKKRISDYFWQSKNLAKYKQTRNGLLGTDYSSKLSAWLANGSISPRQIYHEVKKFEKGETKNQSTYWLIFELIWRDFFKYVSLKHGNAIFRLGGILEKDPRWNQEEEDFKRWVAGETSEDFVNANMKELAATGFMSNRGRQNVNSFLAKELHHDWRKGAAYFENVLIDYDVHSNWGNWMYNSGVGNDPRDRKFNIKSQAERYDPDGEYQELWLKN; from the coding sequence ATGCCGACGGAACAAAAACTGAAAACTGGCCTCATCTGGTATAGAAATGACCTGCGAACCGAAGATTTGGAATCTTTAGCTGAAGCAAGTAAGCATCACGAAAAGGTCCTGGCGGTTTACTGTTTTGATCCGAGGCATTACCAAATGACGTGCTGGGGATTTGAGAAAACCGGCAAATTCCGCGCGCAGTTTCTCCTGGAAACGATCTCTCAGCTACGGCAAAACCTGGAGAAACTCCATATTTCTCTACTTATATACCAGGAAAAGCCGGAAGAAGTCCTTTCTCGATTAGTTGAAAACTATGATATTTCCACAATCTATTACCAGAAGGAATGGACTTCAGAAGAACGAGAAGTAGAAGATACCCTGAAAGCAAAGCTGAAAAATGTCAGTTTTCGTTCTTATTATCAGCAGTTTTTATATCACCCTGAAGATATTCCCTTTGAGATCAACAAAATCCCAAAAATTTTCACTGAATTTCGGAAAGCCTGCGAGAAAAAATCAGAGGTGCGCCAACTTATCCCGCGCCCAGATCCTAAACCAGCTTCCAATTTACTGAACGAAACTACAGAAATCCCCGATTTAAATTCGCTGGGATTGCAAAACTTTGAACCCGATCCCCGGAGCGCGTTTCCTTTTAAAGGTGGAGAAAACGAGGCTAAAAAACGTATTTCAGATTATTTCTGGCAATCTAAAAACCTGGCAAAATACAAGCAAACGCGTAACGGACTACTTGGAACCGACTACAGCTCCAAACTCTCTGCCTGGCTGGCAAACGGCTCCATTTCTCCCAGACAGATCTACCACGAGGTTAAAAAATTTGAAAAGGGCGAAACGAAAAACCAAAGCACCTACTGGCTCATTTTTGAACTGATCTGGCGGGATTTCTTCAAATACGTCTCTTTAAAACATGGAAATGCAATCTTCAGGCTTGGTGGAATTCTGGAAAAAGATCCTCGGTGGAATCAGGAGGAGGAAGATTTTAAGAGATGGGTAGCTGGAGAAACTTCCGAAGATTTCGTCAATGCCAATATGAAAGAACTGGCAGCTACTGGTTTCATGAGCAATCGCGGCCGGCAGAACGTGAACAGTTTTCTGGCAAAGGAACTGCACCACGACTGGCGCAAAGGGGCCGCGTATTTTGAAAATGTGCTCATAGACTACGATGTTCACAGCAATTGGGGCAACTGGATGTATAACAGCGGAGTGGGGAATGATCCGCGAGACCGGAAATTTAACATTAAAAGTCAGGCAGAGCGCTATGATCCTGACGGCGAATATCAGGAATTATGGCTGAAAAATTAA
- a CDS encoding lmo0937 family membrane protein — protein MRDLIWLIIVLLIIGWLVGYFAFPDLGSIIHILIVLAVILILYKLLTGRRL, from the coding sequence ATGAGAGATTTAATCTGGCTTATTATCGTCTTATTAATTATTGGATGGCTTGTGGGATATTTTGCCTTCCCAGACCTTGGAAGTATCATCCATATTTTAATTGTTCTTGCAGTAATTCTTATTCTGTATAAATTACTTACAGGAAGAAGACTATAA
- a CDS encoding SDR family oxidoreductase: MWDLKGKKALVTGGSKGIGKATVLEFAKLGAEVVFTARNEEEITETEREFTDKGHKVTGLRADSSFDPDRKKVADWIAENFGKLDILVQNAGINIRKKAIDYSEEEFRKVLEINLIATFDLSRKLFPYLKNSGNASVINIASSAAIQDVGTGVPYAMSKAGLLQQTRSLAAEWATFGIRVNAVSPWFTKTPLTKTYLENTEMMDLIQKRTPLKRVAEASEMAAPIAFLAMDKSSYITGQNIIADGGMSINAI, from the coding sequence ATGTGGGATCTAAAAGGAAAAAAAGCGCTGGTTACCGGCGGAAGCAAAGGAATTGGAAAAGCCACCGTGCTGGAATTTGCGAAACTTGGTGCGGAAGTGGTTTTTACTGCTCGTAATGAAGAAGAAATTACGGAAACTGAAAGGGAATTTACGGATAAAGGCCATAAGGTGACGGGCCTGAGAGCAGATTCTTCTTTTGATCCCGACAGAAAAAAAGTGGCCGACTGGATTGCGGAAAACTTCGGAAAACTGGACATTTTAGTACAAAATGCCGGCATCAATATTCGGAAAAAGGCCATAGATTATTCCGAAGAAGAATTCAGAAAAGTATTAGAGATCAATTTGATAGCAACATTTGACCTAAGCAGAAAACTCTTTCCGTATTTGAAAAATTCTGGAAACGCTTCGGTGATCAACATTGCATCTTCCGCAGCCATCCAGGACGTGGGAACGGGTGTTCCCTATGCGATGTCTAAGGCAGGACTCCTTCAGCAAACACGAAGCCTGGCCGCAGAATGGGCCACTTTCGGGATTCGTGTGAATGCGGTCTCGCCTTGGTTTACCAAAACACCGCTGACTAAAACCTATCTCGAAAATACTGAAATGATGGATCTAATTCAGAAAAGAACACCTTTAAAACGAGTGGCAGAAGCCTCGGAAATGGCCGCGCCAATCGCTTTCCTCGCCATGGACAAATCTTCCTATATCACGGGCCAGAATATTATTGCCGATGGCGGTATGAGCATCAATGCAATTTAA
- the kynU gene encoding kynureninase: MQFENSLEFAQKLDREDPMATYRDQFLFPKVNGKDAIYFVGNSLGLQPKIAKDYVDEIMKDWAELGVEGHFYADKPWWDYHERFSEKLSKVVGASPSEVTVMNTLTVNLHLLMTSFYRPEGKRFKIVCEEKAFPSDQYMVASQVRFHGYDPSEAIVELKKRDGEQNFRLEDILSTIREVGEECALVLIGGVNYYTGQVFDMKTITKVGHEVGAMVGWDLAHAAGNIELQLSDWDVDFAAWCSYKYMNSGPGNASGCFINKRFHGKKDIPRFEGWWGHNKDRRFLMEPEFQPEPTANAWQISNAPVLSLAPYLASLQLFDEVGMKKLIAKRNQIVAFLEYVLHDIDRQVDSNFEVITPANQEERGTQLSVFLHGEGKELFRYLMDQGVMLDWREPNVIRLAPAPFYCSYEDVFRFGQILKEGILSKQK, from the coding sequence ATGCAGTTCGAAAACAGCCTGGAATTTGCTCAAAAGCTGGACCGGGAAGATCCTATGGCTACCTACCGCGACCAGTTCCTTTTTCCGAAGGTCAATGGAAAAGATGCGATCTATTTTGTGGGAAATTCGCTGGGACTTCAGCCGAAAATTGCCAAAGATTACGTAGACGAGATCATGAAAGACTGGGCCGAGCTGGGTGTGGAAGGGCATTTTTATGCCGATAAACCCTGGTGGGATTACCATGAACGTTTTTCTGAAAAACTTTCGAAGGTGGTGGGCGCTTCTCCTTCCGAAGTGACCGTCATGAACACCTTGACGGTCAACCTGCATTTATTGATGACCAGTTTTTACCGCCCCGAAGGCAAACGTTTTAAGATCGTTTGCGAAGAAAAAGCATTTCCCAGCGACCAGTATATGGTCGCGAGCCAGGTGCGCTTCCATGGTTACGACCCGTCAGAAGCCATCGTGGAACTGAAAAAGCGTGACGGAGAGCAAAATTTCAGGCTCGAAGATATTTTGTCAACCATCCGAGAGGTAGGAGAGGAGTGTGCGCTAGTGCTGATTGGTGGGGTGAATTATTATACGGGCCAGGTTTTCGATATGAAGACTATTACGAAAGTTGGTCACGAAGTGGGTGCGATGGTTGGTTGGGATCTGGCACATGCTGCCGGAAACATCGAGCTGCAGTTGAGTGACTGGGATGTAGATTTTGCCGCCTGGTGTAGTTATAAGTATATGAATTCTGGGCCGGGAAATGCTTCAGGTTGTTTTATCAATAAACGTTTCCACGGAAAAAAGGATATCCCAAGATTTGAAGGCTGGTGGGGCCATAATAAAGACCGAAGGTTTTTGATGGAGCCGGAATTTCAACCCGAACCAACGGCGAATGCCTGGCAGATCAGTAACGCCCCGGTGCTTTCACTGGCGCCATACCTTGCTTCCCTGCAGCTTTTCGATGAGGTAGGAATGAAAAAACTGATAGCCAAACGCAACCAGATCGTGGCTTTTTTGGAATATGTGCTGCATGATATCGACAGGCAGGTAGATAGCAATTTTGAAGTGATTACCCCGGCAAACCAGGAAGAAAGAGGAACACAGCTCAGCGTTTTTCTGCATGGAGAAGGAAAAGAGCTTTTTCGGTATTTGATGGATCAGGGAGTGATGTTGGACTGGCGTGAACCAAATGTGATCAGGCTGGCACCGGCACCATTTTATTGTTCTTATGAAGATGTTTTCCGGTTTGGGCAAATTTTAAAGGAAGGAATACTTTCTAAACAGAAATAA